A genomic region of Brevibacillus sp. JNUCC-41 contains the following coding sequences:
- a CDS encoding glycosyltransferase, translating to MHTVMHLNLRVDPTQYISQIREVPDYDYIHMVRQPKYMIDLSLLNEKVHYLNEIFSPKEYVKSNNISLLHAHHGQLGMLLLPFKEETNLPLVTSIRGRDATLANQPIGYLDNMKKLFDRGERFFPVCQYLADRLIAWGCPSEKIRVLYGGVDLNEFKYRTPHKGDSQNILSIGRLVEKKGHHILMQAFQKIRGKFPNATLTIIGRGELEEYLMSLANQLNLGDSFRLLNHLPKDQVREQLTNADIFCAASLESADGDVEGIPNTLKEAMAIGVPVISTNHAGIPELITNNKEGVLVQENNVDELADALEFMLTNREMWETYTMAARQKVEQNFNLANQLRQQAEFYDELVAPYKVRKQYAVTPRRIDKKTFKETPQPQQQGNDGNTIVPRKKVDLAKKALIYMQQLQKFPELQELPQLQQLQQFQKLKRQTKDKVKDELVASNKKDKKAKVQLKAQGNDEKIASRKNAKKAQKAEKVKKALNKIQNFQHMAKDEQLGGEHGGL from the coding sequence TTGCACACAGTTATGCATTTGAATTTAAGAGTCGACCCGACCCAATATATCTCACAGATTCGAGAAGTTCCTGATTATGATTATATCCACATGGTACGACAACCTAAGTATATGATAGATCTTTCCCTTTTGAATGAGAAAGTTCATTATCTCAATGAAATTTTCTCACCGAAAGAATATGTGAAAAGTAATAATATCTCCCTCTTACATGCTCACCATGGTCAATTAGGGATGTTATTACTTCCTTTTAAAGAGGAAACAAACCTTCCGTTGGTAACAAGTATAAGAGGCAGGGATGCAACCCTGGCTAATCAGCCTATTGGCTATCTAGATAACATGAAAAAGCTATTTGATCGAGGTGAGCGTTTTTTTCCAGTTTGTCAGTATTTAGCAGATAGACTAATTGCTTGGGGTTGTCCTTCTGAAAAAATCAGAGTGCTCTATGGGGGCGTAGACCTTAACGAATTCAAATACCGGACTCCACATAAAGGTGACTCTCAAAACATTTTATCCATCGGTAGGTTGGTGGAAAAAAAAGGACATCACATCTTAATGCAAGCATTTCAAAAAATCAGAGGTAAATTTCCAAATGCAACCCTGACGATTATCGGAAGGGGGGAGCTTGAAGAATATCTCATGTCATTGGCAAATCAACTAAATTTAGGAGACTCTTTTCGTTTATTGAATCATCTCCCTAAAGATCAAGTACGAGAACAATTGACCAATGCAGATATATTTTGCGCCGCGAGCTTAGAATCTGCCGATGGCGATGTAGAAGGAATACCTAATACATTAAAAGAAGCTATGGCGATTGGAGTACCAGTGATTTCGACCAATCATGCCGGCATCCCTGAATTAATAACCAATAACAAAGAGGGGGTTTTAGTACAAGAAAACAATGTGGATGAACTGGCAGATGCTCTTGAATTCATGCTAACTAACAGAGAGATGTGGGAAACATATACAATGGCGGCTCGTCAAAAAGTCGAACAAAACTTTAACCTCGCCAATCAGCTTCGACAACAAGCTGAATTTTATGATGAACTTGTAGCCCCTTATAAAGTAAGGAAACAATATGCAGTAACACCTCGCCGAATTGATAAAAAAACCTTTAAGGAGACTCCACAGCCTCAACAGCAAGGTAATGATGGCAACACAATCGTGCCTAGAAAAAAAGTCGATTTAGCTAAAAAAGCCCTTATTTATATGCAACAGCTACAGAAGTTTCCAGAGCTTCAAGAACTTCCACAGCTACAGCAGCTACAACAGTTTCAAAAGCTAAAACGGCAGACTAAAGATAAAGTCAAAGATGAACTTGTAGCATCTAATAAAAAGGACAAAAAAGCGAAGGTTCAACTGAAGGCTCAAGGGAATGATGAAAAAATAGCATCTCGTAAAAATGCAAAAAAGGCTCAAAAAGCCGAAAAGGTCAAAAAAGCCCTTAATAAAATTCAAAATTTTCAACATATGGCCAAAGATGAGCAGTTAGGAGGAGAACATGGAGGATTATAA
- a CDS encoding UDP-glucose dehydrogenase family protein has translation MKIAVLGTGYVGLSTGVCLSEIGHSVICIDTDEQKIKSLRQGISPIYEPGIESLLTQNAAAGRLLFTTNHREALNGAEIIIIAVGTPQMEDGGADLSYIVQAAKDIAAKLMQSSVVVIKSTVPVGTNDYIKKIMEEHCNERVTFNMVSNPEFLRQGSAVMDTMKADRIIIGSENDEAAKKVQEMYRPLNVPFILTSIRSAEMIKYASNAFLATKISFINEVANLCGVVGADVKDVAKGMGTDKRIGEAFLQPGIGYGGSCFPKDVKALLHTAKLNGVDFSLLKETVAINDFQQELLVTKAINRFGDLKGKKVAMLGLAFKPETDDMREAPSIKIARSLTKLGAEVVAYDPVAIDNAKKILGDTIRFASSVREATVGADAVFIVTEWNEFKQLDVDTLMNRMRQPIVFDGRNCLEEDRIRACKKIEYYPIGRPAIVIDMT, from the coding sequence ATGAAAATAGCCGTTTTGGGTACAGGTTATGTCGGGCTTTCCACAGGAGTTTGTTTGTCCGAAATAGGGCATAGTGTCATTTGTATCGATACAGATGAACAGAAAATTAAAAGTTTACGTCAAGGGATTTCTCCAATATATGAACCGGGCATTGAGAGTTTGCTTACTCAAAATGCCGCAGCGGGCAGACTGCTGTTTACAACAAATCATCGAGAGGCGCTAAATGGTGCCGAGATCATCATCATTGCCGTAGGTACACCGCAAATGGAGGATGGGGGAGCAGATTTATCGTATATTGTGCAAGCCGCGAAGGATATTGCCGCGAAACTAATGCAGAGTTCAGTAGTCGTTATAAAGAGTACTGTGCCAGTTGGTACGAATGATTATATTAAAAAAATTATGGAAGAACACTGTAACGAAAGGGTCACCTTTAATATGGTTTCAAATCCTGAATTTTTAAGACAAGGATCGGCCGTTATGGATACGATGAAGGCAGATAGAATCATCATCGGTTCTGAAAATGATGAGGCGGCTAAGAAAGTCCAAGAAATGTATCGTCCGTTAAATGTACCATTTATACTAACCAGTATTAGAAGTGCAGAAATGATTAAGTATGCTTCTAATGCCTTTTTGGCTACTAAGATTAGCTTTATCAATGAAGTTGCCAATTTATGCGGAGTAGTAGGTGCAGATGTTAAAGATGTAGCAAAGGGAATGGGAACAGATAAAAGGATTGGAGAAGCTTTTTTACAGCCAGGTATTGGTTATGGCGGATCTTGTTTTCCAAAGGATGTTAAAGCGTTGCTTCATACTGCAAAGTTAAATGGAGTAGATTTTTCCCTATTAAAAGAAACAGTAGCGATTAATGATTTTCAGCAAGAACTTCTTGTAACGAAAGCGATAAATCGCTTTGGGGATTTAAAAGGGAAAAAAGTTGCAATGCTTGGTCTTGCTTTCAAGCCAGAGACAGACGATATGAGGGAAGCTCCATCCATCAAAATTGCACGTTCTTTAACCAAACTTGGAGCAGAAGTGGTAGCTTATGATCCGGTGGCAATAGACAATGCGAAGAAGATATTAGGGGATACAATTAGATTTGCCAGCTCGGTCCGCGAAGCGACAGTGGGTGCGGATGCTGTATTTATTGTTACCGAATGGAATGAGTTTAAACAATTAGACGTGGACACATTGATGAATAGAATGAGACAACCGATTGTTTTTGATGGCAGAAATTGTCTTGAAGAAGATCGAATCAGAGCGTGCAAGAAAATTGAATATTATCCAATAGGAAGACCAGCAATTGTTATTGATATGACATAA